The Humulus lupulus chromosome 4, drHumLupu1.1, whole genome shotgun sequence genome has a window encoding:
- the LOC133830346 gene encoding serine/threonine-protein kinase STY13-like yields MKEGNDGFVRADQIDLKSLDEQLERHLNKVWTMDKNKTKDEEINLPTTTTAATTTASATATAISSAGSGSGAGKSVFSPFKQRQEWEIDPSKLLIKSVIARGTFGTVHRGFYDGLDVAVKLLDWGEEGHRTEAEIASLRAAFTQEVAVWHKLDHPNVTKFIGAKMGSSDLRIQTENGFMGMPNSVCCVVVEYLPGGALKSFLIKNRRRKLAFKVVVQLALDLARGLSYLHSQKIVHRDVKTENMLLDKTRTVKIADFGVARVEASNPNDMTGETGTLGYMAPEVLNGNPYNRKCDVYSFGICLWEIYCCDMPYPDLSFSEVTSAVVRQNLRPEIPRCCPSSLSNVMKRCWDANPDKRPEMDEVVSMLEAIDTSKGGGMIPGDQPQGCLCFRKYRGP; encoded by the exons ATGAAGGAAGGCAATGATGGGTTTGTGAGGGCAGATCAGATTGATCTCAAGAGCTTAGATGAACAGCTCGAGAGGCATCTCAACAAGGTTTGGACTATGGACAAGAATAAGACCAAGGATGAAGAAATCAATCTACCTACTACCACCACCGCTGCCACAACTACCGCATCAGCCACAGCTACCGCCATTTCTTCCGCCGGCTCCGGCTCCGGCGCCGGAAAGTCTGTCTTTAGTCCCTTCAAGCAGAGGCAAGAGTGGGAGATCGATCCCTCCAAGCTCCTCATCAAGTCCGTCATCGCTCGTGGCACTTTTGGCACTGTTCATCGTGGTTTCTACGACGGTCTCGATGTTGCTG TTAAATTGCTTGACTGGGGTGAAGAGGGCCACAGGACAGAAGCTGAGATTGCTTCACTAAGAGCAGCTTTTACACAAGAAGTTGCTGTCTGGCATAAACTTGATCATCCTAATGTTACCAAG TTTATAGGGGCAAAAATGGGTTCATCTGATCTACGAATACAGACTGAAAATGGTTTCATGGGCATGCCCAACAGTGTTTGCTGTGTTGTTGTGGAATATCTTCCAGGAGGTGCTCTGAAATCTTTCCTCATAAAGAACAGACGAAGAAAACTAGCTTTTAAGGTCGTTGTTCAGCTGGCTTTGGATCTTGCTAGAGG TTTGAGTTACCTTCATTCGCAGAAGATTGTTCACAGAGATGTAAAGACAGAGAATATGCTTTTGGACAAGACACGTACAGTAAAAATTGCGGACTTTGGGGTGGCTCGAGTTGAGGCTTCAAATCCTAATGACATGACCGGGGAGACTGGGACACTTGGTTACATGGCTCCCGAG GTTCTCAATGGAAATCCCTATAACCGGAAGTGTGATGTTTACAGTTTTGGCATTTGTCTTTGGGAGATATACTGCTGTGACATGCCATATCCCGACCTTAGTTTCTCAGAAGTTACTTCTGCTGTGGTCCGCCAG AATCTGAGACCAGAGATACCAAGATGTTGTCCAAGTTCCTTGTCCAACGTAATGAAGCGATGCTGGGATGCCAACCCGGACAAGCGGCCAGAGATGGATGAAGTAGTTTCAATGTTGGAGGCCATAGACACATCCAAAGGTGGAGGTATGATCCCTGGTGACCAGCCTCAGGGTTGTCTCTGCTTCCGCAAGTATCGAGGGCCTTGA